The DNA sequence AAAGGCAATGGATGCTAGACGAAAGGGTGCTAGGAAGAAGAGTTGTGTTAGACAACAGACacctaaaaagaagaagaatgtgcCACCTGGTAGTTTTGGTGATAAGGACATGTCTCCTAGGACTaagaagaagaaggcaaagaggtatgttggaagaaaaagaaaacatgttcTATCCCAACAAGAAGCAGACAATGAGCCAAACAGTGGGCCTAGTGGAGATCAAGGTAATGGGTCAGGTGATGTTGACCCAAATGATGAGGCAAGGGATAAGCCCAATTCAGATCCAGTGGCTGAGGAATTGGACTCAGACCTGGAAAAGCCATATGAATATGAGTCTGAGGCATTTAACTCCCCAATTTCTGACTCAGATGAGGAGCATAAGGCAAGATATCCTGATTTCAATGAGGATGCAGAGTATGGTGAAGTTTAGTTTTAGGTTGGACAACACTTTGAGACCATGGCAATGTTCAAGCAAGCACTTAAGGATTACTTTGTATATGAGGGAAAAGAGCTTATGTATTTGAAGAATGAGCCAAAGAGGATTAGAGCAAGGTGTGCTGAAGAGGGTTGTCCATGGCTGGTGTTTTGCTCTCATAATAGTCAGAGTCTAAATTTTCAAATCAAGACATTCATTGGAGAGCATAACTGTGGTAGGAATTTGAGCAGCAACATGGCTGATAGAGCTTGGGTGACAAGTAAGTTGGTAAAAAGGTTGGTAACTCAACCTCTAATGACTCCGAAAAAGGCACTAGAGTACATGAAGCAGGACTATAATGTCCATATAAACTATAGGATGATATACAGAGCCTTCAAAGCTGCTAGAGAGCAAGCAATTGGAAAGGAGCGAGAACAATATGGAAAACTACATGACTACTTAAATGAAATTCACAGAAGCAATCCTGGATCCACTGGTATAGTTGATGTAATTCCTCAACTGGAGGGTCGTCCACTCTTCAATAGGTTGTACATTTCACTGGATGCTTGCAAGAAAGGCTTCAAGGTGCGCTGTCGTCCCCTGATCGGATTGGATGGATGCTTCTTAAAAGGGTACTTTGGTGGTCATCTGTTGTCAGCTGTAGGGCAGGATGCCAATAATAGTTTCTTTGTTATAGCATTTGCTGTAGTTGAAGCTGAGAACACTGATTCCTAGAAATGgtttctttcaatccttcatgATGATCTTGGTTCTGTGGTTGCCAATGGGTGGAACTTCATGTCTGACCCCACAGAAGGTTACATTACTAGTTTCTTTGTGTTTCCTTTTTGTTATATGGTTTGTGTTCTGTGCTTACTTGTTAATTCAATTGTTCTTATGAATTGTTATTGCAGGGGTTGGCTAAGGCATTGCATGAGGTAATGCCACAAGCCCATCATAGGAATTGTGTCTTACATATATGGAAAAACTTCATCAAGCACTTTAAGGACAAGCAACAAAAGGGCTAGTTTAGAAGGTTGCTAAGAGCATAACAATGAGAGAATTCAAAGACTCAATGGAACTTGTGAAGAAGGTGAACAAGGATGTTTGGGAGTATCTACGGAAGTTTGATCCTGGTGCATGGACGAAGGCTTACTTTAGCCATGGCCCGAAGTGTGACAATATCACCAATAACATGTGCGAAGTTTGGAATGCCAAGATCGTGGAGTATAGAGAGAAACCGATTTTAACTATGTGCGAGGAGCTTCGAAGTTACATTATGCGAAAGATGGCAGGGCACAAGCACAGAATAAGCAAATGCAAGGGTAAATTAGCTCCAGTTCAACAACTAAGGTTGGATGAGTATATCATTCCTGAGAGCAATAAGTGgacagtggtgcacgaaattgtgatcaattcttttcacaactcaaataatccctagtaatggccccaaaaacttggtgctcaataccatggcataaacacaacttcgcacaactaaccagcaagtgtactgggtcgtccaagtaataaaccttacgcgagtaagggtcgatcccacagagattgttggtatgaagcaagctatggtcaccttgtaaatctcagtcaggcaaactcaaatgggtatggtgataaacgcataaaactatgaagataaggatagagatacttatgtaattcattggtaggaacttcagataagcgcatgaagatgccttcccttccgtctctctgctttcctactgtcttcatccaatccttcttactcctttccatggcaagcttaagcaagggtttcaccgttgtcagtggctacctcccatcctctcagtggaaatgttcaacgcaccctgtcacggcatggctattcatctgtcggttctcgatcaggccggaatagaatccagtgattcttttgcgtctgtcactaacgccccgccctcaggagtttgaagcacgtcacagtcattcaatcattgaatcctactcagaataccacagacaaggttagaccttctggattctcttgaatgccgccatcagttctagcctataccacgaagactctgatctcacggaatagctggctcgtttgtcaggcgagcactcggttgttaggcgatcaaccatgcatcgtgtatcaggaatccaagagatatccacccaatcgaaggtagaacggaggtggttgtcagtcacacgttcataggtgagaatgatgatgagtgtcacggatcatcacattcatcaagttgaagaacaagtggtatcttagaacaagaacaagcggaattgaatagaagaacaatagtaattgcattaatactcgaggtacagcagagctccacaccttaatctatggtgtgtagaaactccaccgttgaaaatacataagtgatagtgtgatcattggcttcggccccagagagggaaccagaagaaccaagatgaattacaatagtaaaaggtcctacttatagaaaactagtagcctagggtttacagagatgagtaaatgacataaaaatccacttccgggcccacttggtgtgtgcttgggctgagcaatgaagcattttcgtgtagagactcctcttggagttaaacgccagctttggtgccagtttgggcgtttaactcccattcttgtgccagttccggcgtttaacgctggaattcctgagggtgactttgaacgccggtttgggccatcaaatcttgggcaaagtatggactatcatatattgctggaaatcccaggatgtctactttccaacaccgttgagagcgcgccaattgggcttctatagctccagaaaattcacttcgagtgtagggaggtcagaatccaacagcatctgcagtcctttttggtctctgaatcagatttttgctcaggtccctcaatttc is a window from the Arachis hypogaea cultivar Tifrunner chromosome 1, arahy.Tifrunner.gnm2.J5K5, whole genome shotgun sequence genome containing:
- the LOC112710966 gene encoding uncharacterized protein; translation: MAMFKQALKDYFVYEGKELMYLKNEPKRIRARCAEEGCPWLVFCSHNSQSLNFQIKTFIGEHNCGRNLSSNMADRAWVTSKLVKRLVTQPLMTPKKALEYMKQDYNVHINYRMIYRAFKAAREQAIGKEREQYGKLHDYLNEIHRSNPGSTGIVDVIPQLEGRPLFNRLYISLDACKKGFKVRCRPLIGLDGCFLKGYFGGHLLSAVGQDANNSFFVIAFAVVEAENTDS